The following proteins are encoded in a genomic region of Ptychodera flava strain L36383 chromosome 23 unlocalized genomic scaffold, AS_Pfla_20210202 Scaffold_24__1_contigs__length_23054250_pilon, whole genome shotgun sequence:
- the LOC139124974 gene encoding COMM domain-containing protein 4-like produces the protein MRLHCRNIVCERGQFWGQHRSRFKMRFRFCGDLDCPDWVLAEIATLSKITSIKMKLLCAQVIKELLGDSIDYDKVYKLTSDAKYEIGDVKGAIAALSFILTSAAKNNVDGDSLSNELQQLGLPKEHSVALCKSYEDKRSVVQENFRKHSLRLSHLESVEWRVDYVLSSSKLQEVNEPFVQIRMKVRNPDTDQSEISSFTMTSDKFRVFLNELKQAHKLMEGLQT, from the exons ATGAGGTTGCACTGCAGAAATATTGTTTGCGAACGGGGACAGTTTTGGGGTCAACACAGGTCACGATTCAAGATG AGGTTCAGATTTTGTGGTGATTTGGATTGCCCTGATTGGGTTCTGGCAGAAATTGCCActctttcaaaaatt ACTTCAATCAAGATGAAGTTGCTCTGTGCACAAGTCATCAAAGAACTGTTGGGAGATTCCATTGAT TATGATAAAGTTTATAAACTGACTTCTGATGCAAAATATG AGATTGGTGATGTGAAAGGAGCAATAGCAGCACTCTCGTTCATCCTGACCAGTGCGGCGAAAAACAACGTAGATGGCGACTCATTGTCTAATGAACTGCAGCAGTTGGGTCTGCCAAAAG AGCATTCTGTGGCTTTATGCAAATCTTATGAAGACAAGCGCAGTGTTGTGCAagaaaattttagaaaacacaGCCTCAGAC TGTCACACCTGGAGTCGGTAGAATGGAGGGTGGATTACGTTCTCAGCTCCAGCAAGTTACAGGAAGTTAATGAACCTTTTGTCCAGATAAGAATGAAAGTACGGAACCCAGACACCGATCAGAGTGAAATATCATCGTTTACGATGACCTCTGACAAATTTCGAGTATTTCTTAATG AATTGAAGCAAGCACACAAACTGATGGAAGGTCTGCAGACGTGA